The DNA sequence TGCCGTCTGGATCGTAAGCCACTGTAAAGGTTGCCGGTACCTGCCTCAGAAACTCCGCCGCGGCTTCGGGTTTCTGATCGACATTGACGGCCACCACCTCAAAGCCCTGGGCCTGATATCTGGCCTGCATCTTGTTCATCCAGGGAAAGGACTGGCGACAGGGACCGCACCAGGATGCCCAGAAATCCAGCAATACAACCTTGCCATGCAGCTCAGAAAGGGTGATCTTGCCATCTTTTGTCGGAAGGCCCAGTTCCGGGGCGAGCCCCGAATCCAGCGCCAGAGATGGCATGCTGAGGAGTGCTGAGCAGAAAAATGTTGCAATGAGGGCAACAGGCCGCTGAATAAAGGGTGTTGCGGAAACAACCATGGGCAAGACTCCGGGCGATTATTGATGTCAGTCTAAAGAGCAAATCTTAAGGAAGTCTTAAAGCTGTCTTTTCAGTGCAGGTTTCTGGGGAATCGGGTTTCGGATACACTCGCCTGATACCTATCCACAAACCCGGGAACCCAGTGCCATGGCAGGAACCAGCCTACTTGCTCTCATCGATGACATAGCCACGATTCTCGACGATATCGCCCTGATGACAAAAGCCGCTACAAAGAAGACTGCTGGAGTGTTGGGAGATGACCTTGCCCTGAATGCGCAACAGGTAAGCGGCGTGAAACCTGCGCGAGAGTTGCCTGTGGTATGGGCCGTGGCCAAAGGTTCCATGATTAACAAGGCGATCCTTGTACCTGCAGCCGTGGCGATCAGTTTTTTTGCCCCCTGGCTTGTCACGCCACTATTAATGCTTGGTGGAGCTTTTCTGTGTTTTGAGGGTGCGGAAAAGCTTGCCCATAAATTCCTGCACGCGAAAGAGGATGAACAGCACAGGAAGGAACTGAGGGAGGCGCTCATTCAGCCAGGCACAGACCTTAAAGTTCTGGAAAAACAGAAGATAAAAGGCGCTATCCGGACCGATTTCATTCTTTCCGCAGAGATCATAGCCATTACCCTCGGCGTGGTAACCGGTGAGAGTATCGGCATGCAGTTTGTGGTGCTGGCCGTGGTGGCGGTCATGATCACCATCTGCGTATACGGGTTGGTTGCCGGTATTGTGAAACTGGATGATGGAGGTCTTTACCTGAGCCAGAGAGAGAGCGCCATTGCACAGAAAACCGGGCGGGGCATTCTCTGGCTGGCTCCCTATCTGATGAAAACTCTGTCGATTCTCGGAACGATTGCCATGTTTCTGGTGGGCGGGGGTATTCTGGTTCACGGCATTACGCCGGTCTATGAGGCCATCCACCATTTCTCTGTGGATCTGGGTGGCCTTTCCACAGCGCTGGTGCCGATGCTGGCAAACGGCCTGTTTGGTTTGTTGGCGGGTGCTTTGCTGGTTTTGGTAATTACGCCACTGCTCAGGATGTGGGAAGGCAGATCTGGAGCTTCCTGAATCAGAGGCAGGCGTCAAACAGCCGGCTGACGAGAACAGGAACAGCGGTTTCCATCCGGAGAATACGTGGCCCCAGATGAACGCTCTGGCATCCAGCCTCTTCCAGTTTGCCTACTTCGTAGGGTGTGAAACCGCCTTCCGGGCCTATACATAGCGCAGTGGGGCTATTCACGTGGGTAGGGCAGGGTGTGGAGGTACCAGGGTGAGCAACCAGAGCTCGCTTGCCTTGCAGGAGCGCGGGCAACTCATCTTCCACGAATGGTTTGAACAGTTTGCGGATATGCAGGCGCGGCATAGCCGTATCTTTTGCCTGCTCCAGCCCGAGAGTCATGTTTTCACGCAGGTTTTCATCCGATAGCCAGGGCGTTTGCCAGAAGCTTTTTTCAACCTTGTAGCTGTTGATCAGCCAGATATCTTTTACGCCCAGAGTCGCACTGGTTTGCAGAATACGGCGAAACATTTTTGGCCGGGGCATGGCGAGCATGAGTGTGAGGGGCAGTGGAGCCGGTGGTTGCTGATTCAGTACAACAATCAGTTCTGCTCTGGAATCGGTGAGGCTTACCACCTCGCCCAGCCCCATCTGTCCGTTTACGCGGCCAACGGACAGTTGGTCTCCTGAGGACGCGCCAAGCACCGATCTGATGTGCTCCAGCCGGCGGCCGCGCAATACCACACGATCTGTCGCAACAAAATCATCATCGAACAGTAACGCCATGTTCATCCGGCTGGCGGCTCGTCAGCTTCCTGCCCGGATGCCTCGCGCGTGGCCAGCCGGCCGAACAGAATGCCCAGCTCAAACAGGATCCACATGGGCACGGCCAGAAGCGTTTGGGAAATAATATCTGGTGGTGTCAGCATCATGCCGATGATGAAGCAGGCGACCACAACGTAAGGTCGTTTGGCCGCCAGGTCTGCCGGCGTTGTTATACCGCTGAGGATAAGCAGAATGGTAGCGATAGGAATCTCGAAGGCGACTCCGAACGCAAAGAACATTTTCAGCACAAAATTCAGATAGCTGCTGATATCCGGTAGTTCAACTATGCCTTCCGGGCCTATGGCTGTAAAAAAGCCGAATACCAGAGGGAACACCACATAATACGCAAACGCGGCACCCAGATAGAACAGAATGACCGAAGTAAACAACAGAGGGAAAGCAAGACGTTTTTCATGGGCATAAAGGCCGGGCGCGATAAAGCTCCAGAGCTGATAGAGAATGATCGGGATTGCGGCAAACACCGAGAGGAACAGAGCCAGCTTCAGGGGCGCAAAAAACGGCGAGGTAATGTCTGTTGCGATCATGGTCTGGCCGACTGGCAGCAGTGTACGTATAGGCTCGGACAACCAGAGATACAGCTCGTTGGCGAAGGGGTAAATGGCGGCAAAACAGATAATTACAGCCAGTACCATCTTTAACAGGCGGTTGCGAAGTTCCAGAAGATGTTCAACCAGGGGCATTTCCGGTTGCTGAGAACTGTTGTCAGGGGTGTTGCTCTGATGGCCTGGCTCTTTACCATCTGTCTTTGCATTCATGAAGGCTTATCCGACAGTTTTTTCGCGGCGTCCGGCTCGTCGGGCTTGTTCTCACCCAAGGCTGCGGTAGTCTCGCCCTGTATGCTGTGGTCAGTTGCGGTTTGTTTGTCGGTCTCTGATTTGTCCGACATGATCATATGCTCGTACTTTTTGGCTTCGTCCAGAGCTCCCCGTACGGTTTTCTGAACGTCATCCAGGCCGACGTCTCCCGCTTTACGCAGCTCTTTCCGGAACTCTTCGGCCTTGAGCTGGTTGTCGAGCTCTGAGGTGAACTGGCTAACCATGCGGCGGGCACCACCAACCCACCGCCCAGCCGCGCGTGCAGCCGTCGGTAGCCGCTCGGGGCCAAGTACCAACAACGCAATAACGCCACAAATCAGCAATTCCAGAAAGCCGATATCAAACATTCTGTCTGGTCTCAGCTGTTGGTTTTATCCTTGGGTTTCTCTTCAGTCGCTTGCCGGGTCTGTTCTTCGGCCTGACCTTCCAGAGAATCCGGATTTCCGGGTTTGCTGTCTTCGTCGTTCATGGACTTTTTGAAGCCGCGGATGGCACCACCGAGATCAGTACCAATGTTGCGCAGTTTTTTGGTTCCGAACAGCAGAATTACGATGCCCAATACGATAAGAAGTTGCCAGATACTGATACCCATTACGGGGGTCCTCAATTTAATGTGTCTGTTCGTTAATATTGTACGCTACCGGAGGCGTCTGGCGGAAACCCTCAATAAGAGAGTTTGCAGTTCTACTGGCTCCGGGAGGCTTTTTCTTCCAGGCCGGAAAGATCAAACCGGCGGGCTAATTCGCCCAGGACATCCTGAGAGCTAAGTCCCAGATTGGATAGCATCACCATGCTGTGAAACCAGAGATCCGCAGTTTCACTGATTACTGCGCGAGTGTCGCCAGAGTGTTCGGCATCTTTGGCTGCCAACAGTGTCTCAGTACACTCTTCACCTACCTTTTCCAGTATCTTGTTCAGACCTTTGGAATGGAGGCTGGCAACATAGGATTTCTCCGGGTCGGCTGATTTTCGGGCTTCCAGAACCCGTGTCAGATCTTCCAGAACATCACTCAATGCATTAACTCCTCAGTTTTTGCCATAAATGGCATCCGGGTCTTTGATGACGGGGTCTACACTGGCCCACTGGCCGTCTGTAAGAGAGCGGTAAAAACAGCTGCGCCGGCCAGTATGGCAGGCAATCCCACCTTTTTGCTCAACCTTCAGTAATATCACATCTTCATCGCAGTCGAGGCGAATATCCTTCACTATTTGCTGGTGCCCGGAAGTCTCTCCTTTGCGCCATAGTTTACCCCGTGAGCGCGACCAGTAAACGGCCTGCCCTTCCTCGGCAGTTAAACGAAGTGATTCACGGTTCATCCAGGCCATCATCAGAATGTCGCCGTTTGCTGCATCCTGGGCGATCGCCGGAACCAGGCCCTCGGCAGTCCATCGAATGGCCTCAAGCCAGTCGAGGTTGGCTAGATTATCTGTTACATCTTTCATTTTTATGAATCCTGAGCGTTTGAACGACGTGGGTCGTTTATTTTTCTCCGGTCTTTTCGAGTGAACGGCTGTGGCATCGCTGGCGCTGTTCAGAATCGTATGGCTGGTGATTTTGACACGGTTCGGCGGCGGGCGCCAAAGCTGGCGTTGAAACTTTGGGAATTTCCGTCGTACTGAGGCGGGTTTGTATCTGGTGCCTTGCGTCGTGAGCACTGTGCTGACGCGGAATCTTCTGCTGTTTTGATGTATGTTGTTGAATCACCTGATGCATCAATGTGATTGTTTGTGGGCTGAGGCCCGAGCGTATCGGATTAACAGAGAGCTAATACCCTGTTCAGGTAGTGTATATATGATGCCGTCACCGCCGAAAAATATTGTATTGATAGGTATGCCCGGTTCGGGCAAGAGTACTGTGGGTGTTTTGCTGGCCAAGGCGGCCTCGCTGGCTTTTGTGGATACGGATCTGTTGATTCAGTCACACGCGGGCGAAAGCCTGCAGAGCATCGTTGATAAAGAAGGCTATGAGGCTCTTCGC is a window from the Marinobacter sp. ANT_B65 genome containing:
- a CDS encoding TlpA family protein disulfide reductase, with product MVVSATPFIQRPVALIATFFCSALLSMPSLALDSGLAPELGLPTKDGKITLSELHGKVVLLDFWASWCGPCRQSFPWMNKMQARYQAQGFEVVAVNVDQKPEAAAEFLRQVPATFTVAYDPDGKSPEAYEVMGMPSAYLIDRNGHIHSQHIGFQNDNKDTYEAAIRSLLGARN
- a CDS encoding DUF808 domain-containing protein, with the translated sequence MAGTSLLALIDDIATILDDIALMTKAATKKTAGVLGDDLALNAQQVSGVKPARELPVVWAVAKGSMINKAILVPAAVAISFFAPWLVTPLLMLGGAFLCFEGAEKLAHKFLHAKEDEQHRKELREALIQPGTDLKVLEKQKIKGAIRTDFILSAEIIAITLGVVTGESIGMQFVVLAVVAVMITICVYGLVAGIVKLDDGGLYLSQRESAIAQKTGRGILWLAPYLMKTLSILGTIAMFLVGGGILVHGITPVYEAIHHFSVDLGGLSTALVPMLANGLFGLLAGALLVLVITPLLRMWEGRSGAS
- a CDS encoding 16S rRNA (uracil(1498)-N(3))-methyltransferase, yielding MNMALLFDDDFVATDRVVLRGRRLEHIRSVLGASSGDQLSVGRVNGQMGLGEVVSLTDSRAELIVVLNQQPPAPLPLTLMLAMPRPKMFRRILQTSATLGVKDIWLINSYKVEKSFWQTPWLSDENLRENMTLGLEQAKDTAMPRLHIRKLFKPFVEDELPALLQGKRALVAHPGTSTPCPTHVNSPTALCIGPEGGFTPYEVGKLEEAGCQSVHLGPRILRMETAVPVLVSRLFDACL
- the tatC gene encoding twin-arginine translocase subunit TatC translates to MNAKTDGKEPGHQSNTPDNSSQQPEMPLVEHLLELRNRLLKMVLAVIICFAAIYPFANELYLWLSEPIRTLLPVGQTMIATDITSPFFAPLKLALFLSVFAAIPIILYQLWSFIAPGLYAHEKRLAFPLLFTSVILFYLGAAFAYYVVFPLVFGFFTAIGPEGIVELPDISSYLNFVLKMFFAFGVAFEIPIATILLILSGITTPADLAAKRPYVVVACFIIGMMLTPPDIISQTLLAVPMWILFELGILFGRLATREASGQEADEPPAG
- the tatB gene encoding Sec-independent protein translocase protein TatB; translated protein: MFDIGFLELLICGVIALLVLGPERLPTAARAAGRWVGGARRMVSQFTSELDNQLKAEEFRKELRKAGDVGLDDVQKTVRGALDEAKKYEHMIMSDKSETDKQTATDHSIQGETTAALGENKPDEPDAAKKLSDKPS
- the tatA gene encoding Sec-independent protein translocase subunit TatA, translated to MGISIWQLLIVLGIVILLFGTKKLRNIGTDLGGAIRGFKKSMNDEDSKPGNPDSLEGQAEEQTRQATEEKPKDKTNS
- a CDS encoding phosphoribosyl-ATP diphosphatase; the protein is MSDVLEDLTRVLEARKSADPEKSYVASLHSKGLNKILEKVGEECTETLLAAKDAEHSGDTRAVISETADLWFHSMVMLSNLGLSSQDVLGELARRFDLSGLEEKASRSQ
- the hisI gene encoding phosphoribosyl-AMP cyclohydrolase, with amino-acid sequence MKDVTDNLANLDWLEAIRWTAEGLVPAIAQDAANGDILMMAWMNRESLRLTAEEGQAVYWSRSRGKLWRKGETSGHQQIVKDIRLDCDEDVILLKVEQKGGIACHTGRRSCFYRSLTDGQWASVDPVIKDPDAIYGKN